A single window of Pyxicephalus adspersus chromosome 10, UCB_Pads_2.0, whole genome shotgun sequence DNA harbors:
- the LOC140338938 gene encoding LOW QUALITY PROTEIN: lysosomal acid lipase/cholesteryl ester hydrolase-like (The sequence of the model RefSeq protein was modified relative to this genomic sequence to represent the inferred CDS: substituted 1 base at 1 genomic stop codon), whose translation MWISIAFIVLIPGCVTEMLNISSKENQIKHKVDPEVYMNVSELIRYRGYPSEEXEVVTDDEYILTINRIPHGIKLEDSGGKPVVFLQHGLLADASMWVTNFEYNSLGFILADAGYDVWMGNSRGNTWSRKHKTLSPKDRQFWAFSYDEMAKKDIPAVVEFILKKTGQKDLFYIGHSQGTTIAFIAFSTMPQIAQKIKMFFALAPVVTLKYPSGLIKASKFVPGCLIEELFGHKEFLPSTNFTKRLANKFCSQPVVEEICGNIFFLLCGFNRWNLNMSRVPVYVSHCPAGTSVQNMLHWSQALHSDKLQAYDWGKEGNKKHYNQTTPPDYKVKDMKVRTAVWNGGNDWVANPKDVSLLLPEIVNLVYHKEIPEWQHVDFVWGLDAPYRMYNEILQLLKKFS comes from the exons ATGTGGATATCCATAGCTTTTATCGTTTTGATTCCTGGCTGTGTTACAGAAATGTTGAACATTTCAAGtaaagaaaatcaaataaaacataaagtggATCCTGAAGTATACATGAATGTT AGTGAGCTGATCAGATACAGAGGATACCCTAGCGAGGAATAAGAAGTGGTCACTGATGATGAATATATCCTGACCATAAACAGAATCCCACATGGAATCAAGTTAGAGGATTCAG GTGGTAAACCTGTAGTCTTCTTACAGCATGGCCTGCTCGCAGATGCCAGTATGTGGGTCACAAACTTTGAATACAACAGTCTGGGTTTTATTTTGGCTGATGCTGGTTATGATgtctggatgggaaatagccggGGCAATACCTGGTCTCGGAAACACAAGACCCTGTCGCCCAAAGATAGACAATTCTGGGCGTTTAG ctacgatgaaatggcaaaaaaagatatTCCTGCTGTtgttgaatttattttgaaaaaaacaggtCAGAAAGACTTATTTTACATTGGCCATTCTCAAGGAACAACTATAG catttattgcattttctaCTATGCCCCAAATAGcccaaaaaatcaaaatgttttttgcccTTGCTCCAGTGGTTACTCTTAAATACCCCAGTGGTCTGATCAAAGCGTCCAAATTTGTGCCAGGCTGTCTTATTGAG GAACTTTTTGGTCACAAAGAATTTCTGCCATCAACAAACTTTACCAAACGGCTTGCCAATAAATTCTGCAGTCAACCAGTAGTGGAAGAAATATGtggcaatatttttttccttctgtgtgGATTTAATAGGTGGAACCTCAATATG AGTCGGGTGCCTGTGTATGTTTCTCACTGTCCTGCTGGAACATCTGTGCAAAATATGCTCCACTGGTCCCAG GCTCTTCATTCTGACAAACTGCAAGCTTATGACTGgggaaaagaaggaaataaaaaacattacaaccAG ACAACTCCCCCTGATTACAAAGTGAAAGACATGAAAGTTCGCACAGCTGTGTGGAATGGGGGCAATGACTGGGTGGCTAATCCTAAGGATGTCTCCTTATTACTGCCTGAAATAGTCAACCTGGTCTATCACAAGGAGATTCCAGAGTGGCAACATGTAGACTTTGTGTGGGGTCTGGATGCTCCATATCGAATGTACAATGAAATCCTTCAGCTCCTGAAAAAATTTTCATAA